A genomic stretch from Penaeus vannamei isolate JL-2024 chromosome 6, ASM4276789v1, whole genome shotgun sequence includes:
- the LOC138861962 gene encoding uncharacterized protein, whose translation MLDSLTDPVLLWDTFKRETLDVAQKTIGVRPRAIHNFISQETLETTDACRAARMTGNRNSAQNSVTAVRLVSGQIVSDLVAVWERLAEYFEQLYQVDPPTVNLDAETVEIPLLDPPIIEDPSSLTEVRVAISKLKSGKIAGKGDRWDCSNHRGITLLSIPGKVLAHFLLKRSRDHLLRHQRLEQSGFTPGKSTIDHILALRVIVECRREFGRGQLAAHIDLRKAFGTVHRCGGGLSSFFPVSSGVRQGCVLAPTHFNSCMDWILGRANVQSIHERSQTILRQNLRKLSETFRGYGPLTLLMMLLFYLSLETLVLALDAFSNEAKPLGLEVSWTLVLGTC comes from the exons atgctcgacagtctgacggaccctgttctattgtgggatacctttaagcgtgaaacgcttgatgtagCTCAAAaaacgattggtgtacgcccgagagcaatacataatttcatctcacaggagacactggaaaccacagatgcttgtcgtgcagcTCGTATGACTGGGAATCGGAACTCTGCGCAGAACTCT gtgacagcagttcgcttagtaagtggtcagatcgtttcagatcttgTTGCAGTTTGGGAACGtttggctgagtattttgagcagttgtaccaggttgacccaccaacagttaacttagatgcggAGACTGTCGAGATCCCATTGTTGGACCCACCCATCATTGAGGATccttcctccctaactgaagttagggtggcgatatccaagctgaagagtggtaaaatagcag ggaagggggaccgttgggactgtagcaatcaccgaggcatcacactgctcagtataccagggaaGGTTCTCGCCCACTTCCTTCTGAAACGTagcagagaccatctactgaggcaccagagactggagcaatccggattcactcctggtaagtccacaatagaccatatccttgcgcttcgagtcattgtagagtgccgacgtgagttcgggcgtgggcagCTTGCAGCCCACATCGACCTCAGGAAGGCGTTCGGCACGGTGCATCGG tgtggtgggggcctgtcgagcttctttcctgttagttcaggagtgaggcaaggctgtgtccttgcaccaactcatTTCAactcttgcatggactggatactgggcagagctaatGTTCAAagtatccacgaaaggtctcagacaattctgagacaaaATTTGAGAA aattgtctgagacctttcgtggatacgggcccttgactttgctgatgatgttgctattctatctgtctttggaaaccttagtgctGGCTCTGGATGcgtttagcaatgaagcgaaacccttgggtctagaggtctcctggaccttggtcttggggacttgctag